ACAGGCAGGTGCAAATGTAGGTTTATTGTACCAGGAAATTCCACTAGCTTTTTGACAAGTTTACATTGAACAGTGGTCTGCAATGTGATGTCCTATCCTGAAGACTACTATCCTTGCCAGGAGTGTGCATGTCAGATGGGCAACAATAACTTTCAAGGCCAAAGGTAAGACCCCTTAACCACTGAAGTACAGACAAAATATGCCCAATTTGCAAGATGGAAAACGCCTAAACCTTTGGTGAcaaactactgtacatgtacctaccctgACTGGTCCTGGCATGGCCGTTCTGTCTGGGGGATGACCCGGCTTGTCTGCGTCGTTTGTTAACATTGGTGTCACATGATGAACAGGCAGAACGCTTCCTAGAGGAGCTCGAACCACTGGGACCAGCTGGAAATAAGAGTCAGAACAATCTCACTGCAAGCAAAATCTATCCGCCTGGTTTCTATAGATACACCCTAAAAATGAACAACTTTGAACAGGTTGccgttacatattacatatgTATACAGGAGTTATGTGGCATGTAATGTCAAAGCTATCATGCTGGTTGGCTAAACCTTTAAGAGCCAAACCTAGGAACTTGCATGAGTAAAAAGGACCTGTTGACAGCTTGACTGTTTATTCCAAGTTTCAAATAGAACAGAACCAGCCTGTGGCCTGTGCCATAAGTCTTGCAAGAGGATCTCCTACATGCATCAAAGATGTGCTGTATGTGTCTCTGACCTTTCCTTACAGCCTCAGTAAAGTATACATAAAACCTGAATAATTAATGATATTCTCTGTAAACATCATCTGCTTCTTTCACTAGCCATCTGCTAAATGATAACCCCCCCATACACACCAGTGtgagggaccccagcagcagtataataaaAACTACCAACACTACTGCTACACTAGAAAAGCAATGcaataacagggctcgaaataccacctgcatatgcaggttagtgcaggtaaaattggagctgtgcgggtatttctggtgtctacctgcacctaacctgcactggtccatgcactgggttttatacataaatgtccgaTGGTGAAGATGTAACGGTtctatggattgttattagctgcattgactgttaccacctatagagcataaaaaataacaatagcTCCTGAACAATtatagtatgattcatacttcctaaattcagagtggtgcaggtatgcagaaaaaagtatttcgagccttgaaTAATGTGGGTACCAAAAGCACAACTCACCCCTTTCCACATCCTCTACTCTGTGCCCGCTGGCCACGCCCATGCGTATCTTCCTGCTGACCTCGTACAGACTGTGGATAAACTCGTCCGGGGTCCCGCCCCGCCCCTGATATAGGGTCAACAATAGTGTGAACGGATCGTCCGCCAGCGCGAACTTGGTGACCTCTCGTCTGGTGAAGCCGAGCTCTGTAGCGAACAACCTCCAGTTCTCTTCTGAAGTGATGCTGAGCATAGCTGGAACCACAAACCACATGTCATGTATTATACATTATATCACCATGATACCAAGTGCAACAACAAAACTACCAGCAAACAGTAAACAAAGCAAACAAGATGGCTTAACATAATACAATTaagataagacaaaacattttggtTGATGATTAGAGACAATGATAGTCGAAACCAGTGTTTCCGTTACTGTACTACATATGACTATATGGCTgtcatgaacttaaaaccgcctCAAACACTCCATTTAAGTGAACAAAATGAAATCACTGCCAACTTAAGATACAAATGTGAGTATAGGCATTTACAGCATTCTGAACTAGAAACCCAATCCCAGAATCCACATCTTACCAGCAAGTTCCCTGAGTGCGACCACCTGCCATTCCTCTTCCATCTGGGGTGAGGGGTCCACCTCCTTCCCACtctgaaacaaaacagaaatggtTTGaaggtagtctgtgtaacacaaccTCCGCTGTCCTGGGCTGTatctggcccctccccgcggatgttgggcaggctgctattagtgagatttaatcaggctagtttgaagaaaatcggacatcgtttcgcgataccTTCTTATTCTGCggaaaaatgctgttttggcctcagaagagcaaattgagcctttttgacccaaaagttgcatatttgatgtccaaaaattattccgcacccaataaagttggtttgaagaaaatcggacatcgtttcgcgataccTTCTTATTCTGCggaaaaatgctgttttggcctcagaagagcaaattgagcctttttgacccaaaagttgcatatttgatgtccaaaatttattccgcacccaataaagttggtttgaagaaaatcggacatcgttttgTGAAATCgcttttttatgcgaaaaaatgctgttttggcctcagaagagcaaattgagcctttttgacccaaaatttgcatatttgatgacaaaaaactattccgcacccaataaagttggtttgaagaaaatcggacatcatTTCGTGAAATGgcttttttatgaaaaaaaaatgctgttttggccTCAGAAGAGGAAATTGAGCCTTTTGGACCCAAAATTGGCATATTTGATGTCCAAAAATTATTcagcacccaataaagttggtttgaaggaaaTTGGACATCATTTCGTGAAATGgcttttttatgaaaaaaaatgctgttttggcctcagaagagcaaattgagcctttttgacccaaaagttgcatatttgatgtccaaaagttattccgcacccaataaagttggtttgaagaaaagcagacattgtttcgcgatacCTTCTTATTTTGCGGAAAAATTCTGTTTGCACCCAacaatttatttgttgtttctcagatttacCGACCCTATTTCTCAGATTTAataaaaaacttttcaaattgatggcccaGCAAAGCTACGAATTTAGGTAATTAtaaatccagaaaaaaaaaactaaatttgGGAAGCATTTcaattcaagtacatgtagaaaatcTGAACACTATTACTTGTTAATcctgttatttctgttgtgtgaGCCCCACAATCTTTCCTACCTGcaactttttgcaaaagttttttttttgaccgaccaacccaattttttctgagaaacaagaaataaaattggtgtggccttattatCAGAAATCATGAGCTGAACAATTCTACAGAAAGTCTGCAttttttcagcacttgtagcattTGGGACCTATTTTTTGTTTAAGTGTTAATGGATAGCTTGCTTTAAACTGACAGGTGAGATCAAAAGCAAACATGCAAATTAggcaccagggggcccaaacttacctaaatctatctaccactcaaaaaccATACCACTTCCAAATCTCAGACCCAGAAGTACTGTTGCAGTACTGTAGGAAGGCACTAGGTCTAGTGACCAACTTGACCCTTGTCCTAtactcacctaccaaatatcatgaagattcATATACGGCTTCTTAAGATATgctattttgcaaataaaaacacatatataACAGCTACAGACCCTGATGTAGTGCTGAACTTGGCCTTTGTCTCCATGACACCTACCCCCATACCAAATATCCATCAACAGCTTCCTAAGTTATGCACACATGTCCACAATCTCTCCAccatatatatggcctccttcggtcaatatggaccatggtaaaatcctaattgatatccgcCCTAATTGATATCCGCCCTCCACCATAGCACAACCATTAACAtagccttcttggcaaagggAATGACATATACAAGTTCACATCAACATGTTCTGGTTAACAAAAGGTTACATCAAACTAGTACAAGAAAACAGATCTTAGTACCAGTAACATGGACAGTTGTTCTGTTACAAAATGCAGCGACTATCGCATGCAAAAAGGCAGCTTTAAATTCACATGTCCTAAGCAATCATGCTAAATGAGTATACCCTTgtcccaatttttttcttgatcaGATCAACATTGTAGTCAAGAGAAAATTTGATAAAATAAGAAATTAATGTAATATGTAAGTCTCTATCAATAGCTGTTTCAAACATATGAAGCTTCAGAAATGATGTTACTCTTGGTGGAAAATATACTACTTATACACAAGACTTACTTTTGTCAAGTTGAAGTGGAAAACCTGTTCAGAAACCCCCTTCTGGACCCTCCTCTCCACAAACACCTTTCCAAAAACCCCTCTCTCTATTGGTTGGCCCTTGAATCGACAAGCGAAGGACTTGTCAAACTCCTGTCCGCGGAAATCTGCCTCGGTCTGGGCCAGAGAGTCTTCTTCACCTGCGTCTGTGTCAGCTTCAAACACCTGGGACACCAGCCGGACAGTGATGTCACCTGGAACCAGAGGTGCCAGACTCAGGCATTTATATAACTCACAACAAAGAGTTTGGATACCTAGATTTCAATACTCTTTCAGCTGTATGGAATTATGTATGACTGGAAAGCATGCTTATTACTCTACACAATGATATCAaagtttactctccaagcagagtttaggctctggctgtttttttttttgtcctttttattgggctttctgttttgtattgtatcttgtattgtcaaaaccaaACCTAACTGCAACCTtcaaaaaacaatacaaaataaagccagataaaaacgactaaaaaaacgtaaaaaaacataACCAgggcctaacctctacttggagagtaaccaAAGTTGACTACACAAATGAGACACAAGACAAGCCAGCCCAAATCCCCCTGAAGTGTAAGAACTTTTGAGACTTGTTGGGGCGATCCACCTAAAAACTCAGTTATGATGCTCGATGCATTAAAGCATGCCAGTGGTCATAACAAATAAGGCATCAATTTTTAAAAGGAAAACGAACTTTTCAATGAAATAACACATTGTGCTAACcattaaaaacaatggacacTTTTTTTCGTGATCTGTCCTAGTGTTCCACCCATGATCATAACAAATAGGACATCATTGTAAAGGGCAATAAAcaagctttctaatgatacatAATGGAATGTACAGTAAACTCAAAGGGACTTGATTGAACAACATTAAGTTTCCAAATTTCTCTTCCAAGTTTATTGATAAGACAATAAAATAAGAGGAATAGCCAAGACTGAGGTAGCCATGGAGTTTGTGCCCAGAATTTCTGCTCTCCCTTGAATGTTGTTAAGCCAAACATCTTATTCTTGTAGTACTACATTTTACATGTGTATTCTAGCCCAAGGAAAATACCAAAACAATTGTACTTTTGAAGCTAAATCTATACAGACATGTgcaatgtctttttttctaagGTTAAACATTTCTTAAACAAACTACTAGGAACAGATCTGCCAAAACAATTCTGATAACTGAATACTATGTACAAGGACTGTACCAAAAGGAACAAAATTctagcaaataaaaaaaaaatctggagGTTACATGTACTCCAGTCAACAGTAAGAACTTACCTAGTTTCAGGAGGCGGGGTTTGATGCTGCCCCCTACCCTGTGTTGGTAGTTGCCGATCTCAGGTAAGGGCTTCCCACTCCTATAACAGATGACCTCTAACCCAAAGGTGTGTGTCTGAAACTCTTGCATCAGTGCCTGACACATCATACTAAACTGTGTATAGGGATAGAAGTATGTCACTCCCATCTTTGCCGCATGCATCTTCGTCGCAAGTACATCCCACAGCACACGATACCACGAGAAGTGAGTCACAGGGAAACAGATCACATGGTTTTCACCTTCCTCTTCGATACGGTGGTCAACCTCTAACTTCTCCCAAGCGAGGGGTTCCTCTTCATTGGTGGGACTGTGCCAGACAGTAAGCGTTGTGTCCTGACCAAACCTGTCCAAAATCTGCAGGTAATCTGGGATGGGGAGTTTTACTACTACGGGGTCTGTTACTGTAGAAAACTTGTAGCCATGAGGTCCCAGTGTTACCACAGGGGTAGCGATGGCATAGGGGGGACTGTTTACTTCATCTAGTCCATAGGGGGGGTCAGCATACAGGACCTTCATACTGGCTTCCATGGAAGTATGAACAGAACCTTCGGGAAAATGGATCTCCACTCCAGGTAACTCCTTCAGATTCAAGGTACCCCCTCCTGTGGATATGACCATTTTAGTCTCTGGATACACCCTCCGTAGGACGACTGTGAATAAACTGAAGTGTGAGGTTTTTATGATGACTTTTCCATCGCTGAATTGCCACTGAGATTCTGGAATCCTCTCCCATGCTGGTGTCTGTCCCTCTGATGTCTGGCTGCACAGGCACACAACCTTGTCACACTGGCTGGGTTCTGCATGTAGCGGTATGGTGATCACTGCTGGTTCGTCTGGGTAGAACTCTGCGCCATGTGGCTCCATACAAACAACACTGCTGGCATGGACAGACACACGGCTCCAGTCTCTCACCTCAGCTGGGAGGTACCTGCCATCTTCCAGGATGTCGAGGGAGAATTCCGCCAGTATGTGTCCACTTCTGTTGTGCTCAGGGACCACAACAGAGACTTGCTTGTACGTCAGAAGAAGGGTTCTGTCAGGAAGTCGCTTTCTCCTAGCCAGAAACGACTCATCCTCAGGGTCAGACTCCATTTCATCTCCATGGTAACAACTGCACTTTTCATCAGTTTCGTCAAAGTTACTGTCTCTGTCGGTTTCACCCTCGCTGTCGTAGTCACCATGGCAACTAAGCTGGTCTCCATTGGTCAGATCGATGGCGCCAAAGTCATAGGAGAGAGAGTTGATGTCAAAATTCGATGAAGAGTAGTAGCCTCGATCACTTGATGACCAGCATCTGTCCCGACCATTTCTACCACAGATCCATCCTACGGAGCTACACTTGCAGTGTGTTGACAGTGTTTCGCTGGCATGATCTTTTTCTGACACTTCTACTATACTGGATGTTTCTAGCTCATTCTCCCTGATGTAACATGATCTTAGAGTTACAGAATTTAGCTGTTCCACAAGTGAGAGTCTCCTAGGCTCTGACTTCTGTTGGTTGCAATTCTTTGGTACATCTACATCGAAAAACTTTTGCATTGCGTCCAAGCCAGCTCGGATAATGTCCTTCGGAACATTCTGGATGGGATTCCTGATCAAGTGAAGCTGCAACAATGTTGGAATGTACAGAAGTTTTGGAATGAGCAAGGTGATGAGATTTCCTGACAAGTTCACCACTTCCAGACTCTTGGCCTGAGCTAGGGCAGTTGGAGTCTCAACAATACAATTTCTCGAGAAGTCCACCACCCTGAGGTGCGACAAACTGGCAATTTCCACGGGGAAAGAGTGAAGCACATTGTCATGCGCATACAAATACTGGAGGTTGTGTAAATCTCCAACTTTTGATGGCAAAGTGGACAGCTGGTTATAGCTGACATCTAGGTAAGTGATGGCGGTGCACAGCGGcggctgaaagaccttccaAGGGAGAGATGTGAGTCCGAGGCCACGGAGTTCCACGTGAGACTGATCGCCCAGACAGGCCCGCCACAGGATCTTGTCTGCTGGGGGGAATGCTTGTGCTGCTTGCATTTACATCACCTGTAATACAATATACTGAATTAGGACTTCGTAATTGTTCCTTTATTTAGACCCTTGCAGTGCCTAGTGGCATATTGGTCAgcaagatagatagatagatgcacaacaattgtatcagggacaatgtatggcaatgtatagaCAACAAAAGTTACAGTTACAGCTAAATATTACACACATTCATTATATTACAACAatttcagttactacaatacttGTGGACTATATCGAGTGGAATCTATGGTAGGTAACAAACATTAGATTGCGTATTTCTATAATATTGGTCAAAAATCAGTTGGAGATAGATATGGAATCATGTCatgataaaagtacattgatgGTGTAACCACTTCATGTTGACCTACTTTCAATCTTTTATACTGAGTGTCCAAATCTCAGTATCCCAAGATTGGATAGTCTTTTTTTGTATCTCCTTAAAATATGTGATAGTCACTTAACTGCTTCATAAAGCTTATCCCAACTACCGTTAGCAAGAAACTGGGACAAAGGTCAGCTATGCAAGCAaaatcatatactagtacttgcagtACATTAGAATTGGGACCGTATAGGTATAGAGGCgatctaaaaa
This genomic stretch from Branchiostoma floridae strain S238N-H82 chromosome 13, Bfl_VNyyK, whole genome shotgun sequence harbors:
- the LOC118429302 gene encoding uncharacterized protein LOC118429302 translates to MQAAQAFPPADKILWRACLGDQSHVELRGLGLTSLPWKVFQPPLCTAITYLDVSYNQLSTLPSKVGDLHNLQYLYAHDNVLHSFPVEIASLSHLRVVDFSRNCIVETPTALAQAKSLEVVNLSGNLITLLIPKLLYIPTLLQLHLIRNPIQNVPKDIIRAGLDAMQKFFDVDVPKNCNQQKSEPRRLSLVEQLNSVTLRSCYIRENELETSSIVEVSEKDHASETLSTHCKCSSVGWICGRNGRDRCWSSSDRGYYSSSNFDINSLSYDFGAIDLTNGDQLSCHGDYDSEGETDRDSNFDETDEKCSCYHGDEMESDPEDESFLARRKRLPDRTLLLTYKQVSVVVPEHNRSGHILAEFSLDILEDGRYLPAEVRDWSRVSVHASSVVCMEPHGAEFYPDEPAVITIPLHAEPSQCDKVVCLCSQTSEGQTPAWERIPESQWQFSDGKVIIKTSHFSLFTVVLRRVYPETKMVISTGGGTLNLKELPGVEIHFPEGSVHTSMEASMKVLYADPPYGLDEVNSPPYAIATPVVTLGPHGYKFSTVTDPVVVKLPIPDYLQILDRFGQDTTLTVWHSPTNEEEPLAWEKLEVDHRIEEEGENHVICFPVTHFSWYRVLWDVLATKMHAAKMGVTYFYPYTQFSMMCQALMQEFQTHTFGLEVICYRSGKPLPEIGNYQHRVGGSIKPRLLKLGDITVRLVSQVFEADTDAGEEDSLAQTEADFRGQEFDKSFACRFKGQPIERGVFGKVFVERRVQKGVSEQVFHFNLTKSGKEVDPSPQMEEEWQVVALRELAAMLSITSEENWRLFATELGFTRREVTKFALADDPFTLLLTLYQGRGGTPDEFIHSLYEVSRKIRMGVASGHRVEDVERAGPSGSSSSRKRSACSSCDTNVNKRRRQAGSSPRQNGHARTSQD